In one Diabrotica virgifera virgifera chromosome 7, PGI_DIABVI_V3a genomic region, the following are encoded:
- the LOC126888404 gene encoding uncharacterized protein LOC126888404: MRYRRDRSRLRAVSNCRIFKKVFLACPILHLTSCCWSKVSCIQYPGYLNVFTCSTRLLLTRMFITGKKILEMKKVPDGLEVISIKSLSTVKYDYLKTTICDNMVYTLYREQMMNGYRYSFEKCNLDTHEMDIIFDGLKTLQVEENIFNLDLPDHSLNIFSVSHHKLFDENELVNKNF, translated from the exons ATGCGATATCGTAGGGACAGATCAAGATTGCGGGCAGTGAGTAACTGTCGCATCTTTAAGAAGGtgtttcttgcctgtcctattctacATTTAACCTCTTGTTGTTGGTCTAAGGTTTCATGTATCCAATACCCTGGGTACTTAAACGTTTTCACTTGTTCCACGAGGTTGTTGTTGACTAGGATGTTTATAACTG gtaaaaaaatattagaaatgaAAAAGGTCCCAGATGGATTAGAAGTTATTTCCATAAAAAGCCTTTCCACTGTTAAATATGATTATTTAAAAACGACTATCTGTGATAATATGGTATATACGTTATACAGAGAACAGATGATGAACGGCTACAGGTATTCGTTTGAAAAATGCAATTTAGATACCCACGAAATGGACATCATTTTCGACGGACTGAAAACGCTGCAAGTAGAAGAGAACATTTTCAACTTAGATCTGCCGGATCATTCGTTAAACATATTCTCAGTCTCTCACCACAAATTATTTGACGAAAATGAATTGGTgaataaaaatttctga